In Pseudoalteromonas sp. '520P1 No. 423', the following proteins share a genomic window:
- the fucP gene encoding L-fucose:H+ symporter permease, whose product MTTAIDSSSDNINKPLATKTPILAKEYILPFILVAALFPLWGFANDVTNPLVKAFKDIFLISNAQSSMVQFAFYLGYGIMAIPAAIFIRRYSYKAGILLGLALYALGALLFLPASMTAQFNYFLLALCVITCGLALLETTANPYVLSMGSPETSTQRLNLAQAFNPIGSLGGMFVASNFILSELKVEEFRAAEKLAHPEYNDMLPSVVDGKLTQALSDFSVADPVAHQAMQAADLVTVRGPYIVIAAVVAVLFIIFLVRKLPDTISHDEPLTTRVLKNTFKRLLSNARYREGVIAQAFYVGAQIMCWTFIIHYGMTSVGLTAAQAQEYNMLAMGIFLASRFICTFMLSKIRPGQLLLILAAGGILLTLGTIFIGGMIGLYCLVATSACMSLMFPTIYGVALKDTGNDASLASAGLVMAIVGGALMPPLQGSMIDASSIISNIPTIQTSFVLPFVCFIVIAIYGYRAHFTHKA is encoded by the coding sequence ATGACAACAGCAATCGATAGTTCAAGTGACAACATCAACAAACCACTTGCAACCAAAACACCAATTTTAGCAAAAGAATATATCTTGCCCTTTATTCTGGTAGCTGCACTCTTTCCTTTATGGGGATTCGCAAATGATGTGACTAACCCTTTAGTTAAAGCCTTTAAAGATATCTTTTTGATCAGCAATGCACAAAGCTCTATGGTGCAGTTTGCCTTTTATCTTGGTTATGGGATCATGGCTATTCCTGCAGCGATATTTATCCGTCGCTATTCATATAAAGCAGGTATCTTATTAGGTTTAGCCCTTTATGCTTTAGGTGCCTTACTGTTTTTACCAGCAAGTATGACAGCCCAGTTTAATTATTTTTTATTAGCACTTTGTGTGATCACCTGCGGTTTAGCACTGCTTGAAACAACAGCTAACCCTTATGTTTTATCTATGGGATCACCCGAAACCTCAACTCAAAGGTTAAATTTAGCCCAGGCCTTTAACCCTATCGGTTCATTAGGAGGTATGTTTGTCGCGTCTAATTTCATTTTAAGTGAACTTAAAGTTGAAGAATTTCGTGCAGCAGAGAAACTAGCTCACCCTGAATATAACGATATGCTACCAAGTGTTGTAGATGGTAAATTAACGCAAGCACTGAGTGATTTTTCCGTTGCGGATCCTGTTGCGCATCAAGCAATGCAAGCAGCCGATTTAGTAACTGTACGTGGCCCTTATATCGTAATCGCGGCTGTTGTCGCCGTACTTTTTATTATCTTTTTAGTTAGAAAACTACCAGATACCATTAGCCACGACGAACCATTAACGACTCGAGTATTAAAAAATACATTCAAACGTTTACTTTCGAATGCGCGCTATCGCGAAGGTGTGATTGCACAAGCTTTTTATGTAGGCGCTCAAATTATGTGTTGGACCTTTATTATCCATTACGGTATGACATCTGTAGGTTTAACTGCTGCTCAAGCACAAGAATATAATATGCTTGCTATGGGTATATTTTTAGCTAGCCGTTTTATCTGTACATTTATGTTAAGTAAAATTCGCCCAGGCCAATTATTACTGATATTAGCAGCAGGTGGCATACTATTAACACTAGGTACTATTTTCATAGGCGGAATGATTGGTTTATATTGTTTAGTAGCAACCTCAGCATGTATGTCATTAATGTTTCCTACTATCTATGGTGTCGCACTTAAAGATACAGGTAATGATGCAAGTTTAGCGTCTGCAGGTTTAGTTATGGCAATTGTTGGTGGTGCCTTAATGCCGCCACTTCAAGGTAGCATGATAGATGCCAGCTCAATAATTAGTAATATTCCAACAATACAAACATCATTTGTGTTACCTTTTGTTTGTTTTATTGTGATTGCAATTTACGGTTACCGCGCTCACTTTACTCATAAAGCATAA
- a CDS encoding SDR family NAD(P)-dependent oxidoreductase, whose protein sequence is MQNKKVAIITGGSRGIGAATAKLFAKKDMQFVLITKLSQHQDKNLLKNSQKKAYIALLYKLMFLLKKM, encoded by the coding sequence ATGCAAAATAAAAAAGTCGCTATTATCACAGGTGGTAGTAGAGGCATAGGTGCAGCAACAGCTAAATTGTTTGCAAAAAAGGATATGCAATTTGTATTAATTACAAAACTCAGTCAGCACCAGGACAAAAACTTGTTAAAGAACTCTCAGAAAAAGGCATACATTGCATTGCTATACAAGCTGATGTTTCTATTGAAGAAGATGTAA